One region of Pseudoalteromonas luteoviolacea genomic DNA includes:
- a CDS encoding TonB-dependent receptor, whose product MMKQNLSSFKLSQVSFAVLVSILPLGAIAADAGVQAEQVEVIEVRGIRASTEKSLNTKRFADGVVDSITAEDIGKLPDVTIADSLQRVPGIQIRRSAGEGSTINVRGMPQVTTLLNGEQFLSAGSITEVQPDFTDIPSSLVGAMNVMKSPTADTLAGGISGTVDLITRKPFDLEDGFSGAALLEASTGSYSEETDPKFMVSGGYNGDRFAVLATVSYDEANLANYRFGALNDKWGYAPFENHEKVKCWYCPKTDMNGDGDSDDAEFTYVNYGIMNRFTERERLGATVSFQAQLSDNWTLSSDVFYTDMDDADRQKGITADNAWNGHWDWQEQHDPINRGQLDNGHNLYTAQDITLHAPRVVSHSESHTNKRESTNFNFELEYKGDGDFSGKVRFITAEASRSHTENVAQGYLTNGLAHGLRRNDGTGAIAVNPGGYGPEPVPMRLNYTGKHPTLRGPEQLQGEAFGSNIDRYAIVSTYSENNYDEDANLDILRFDGEYLFDFGHLEKMSFGVRTSQRDVTREQYVLLAPFSNPAGEGSVNVMWKDQGLAAFDTDGNGEINTEKGDITISADNPLNFSGLPSGWVSKSGDFGPISMNEYYFIDPRQLDDHFGFQNALYAGNIKGGVPGSSYTVEEMTQSIYWSADLSNDFYRANVGFQYIKTELDILQNVVGESICSNCPGSVATDGGDIVTDRSFNDFLPAVNVAFNLRDDLILRTSWGKTMTRLDLEAIAGGLSISRARAGDDIAAEEGVSPDLLIATDAQMQGNPDLDPWRADNTDVTLEWYFSSSGLMSVALFKIDLESFIESAQWQIPAEDGDGVTRRNVNVNGQVNGTGGTMEGAEFSYQQAFDFLPGFWSGFGAAFNYTYSESESGKTGFGGEALPLEDNSKESGNAVLWYEQDGLQFRLAANYRSKRLHTVSTPGGMGNVGIWTEPTTYIDMSASYDISDSLTVYMSGSNLTEEYESQYAQWKDNRIAQNIYERRFTLGVRGRW is encoded by the coding sequence ATGATGAAACAAAATTTATCTTCATTTAAATTGTCGCAGGTGTCTTTTGCCGTTTTAGTCAGTATTTTACCACTAGGTGCTATCGCAGCAGATGCAGGTGTACAAGCGGAGCAAGTTGAAGTGATCGAAGTGCGTGGTATTCGAGCTTCAACGGAAAAAAGTTTAAATACGAAACGTTTTGCAGATGGGGTGGTCGATTCCATTACTGCTGAAGACATTGGTAAGCTGCCGGACGTGACCATTGCTGATTCATTGCAGCGTGTGCCAGGTATACAGATCCGTCGCAGTGCAGGTGAGGGCTCCACGATTAATGTACGTGGTATGCCTCAGGTGACAACATTACTTAATGGTGAGCAGTTTCTAAGTGCTGGGTCAATCACAGAAGTACAGCCTGATTTCACCGATATTCCTTCAAGTTTGGTTGGTGCGATGAATGTAATGAAATCACCAACTGCAGATACGCTAGCGGGCGGTATCTCCGGTACGGTGGATTTGATCACCCGTAAGCCATTTGATTTGGAAGACGGGTTCAGTGGTGCGGCGCTACTTGAAGCCTCTACGGGTTCATACTCTGAAGAAACGGATCCTAAATTTATGGTGTCGGGCGGTTACAATGGCGACCGGTTTGCCGTGTTAGCGACCGTTTCATATGATGAAGCAAACCTTGCCAATTATCGTTTTGGTGCCCTAAATGACAAATGGGGTTACGCGCCATTTGAGAATCATGAAAAAGTAAAATGTTGGTACTGTCCGAAGACAGATATGAATGGGGATGGGGACTCGGATGATGCCGAATTTACGTATGTAAACTACGGTATTATGAACCGCTTTACTGAGCGGGAGCGTTTAGGTGCTACGGTCAGCTTCCAAGCGCAATTAAGTGATAATTGGACATTAAGCAGTGATGTATTTTACACCGATATGGACGATGCAGATCGTCAAAAAGGGATCACCGCAGATAACGCATGGAATGGTCATTGGGATTGGCAAGAACAACACGATCCAATCAACCGAGGTCAATTAGATAATGGCCATAATTTGTATACTGCGCAAGATATTACGCTCCATGCCCCCCGTGTTGTATCGCACTCTGAAAGTCACACAAATAAACGCGAATCGACCAACTTTAATTTTGAACTAGAGTACAAAGGAGACGGCGACTTTTCGGGTAAAGTACGTTTTATAACCGCAGAGGCATCGCGCAGCCACACAGAAAATGTTGCACAAGGTTATTTAACCAATGGACTTGCTCATGGTTTGAGGCGAAATGATGGTACCGGTGCAATTGCGGTAAACCCGGGCGGATATGGCCCAGAACCTGTCCCAATGCGTCTAAATTATACTGGAAAACATCCAACGCTACGTGGTCCAGAGCAACTGCAAGGTGAGGCATTTGGGTCAAATATCGACCGTTATGCGATTGTGTCAACATACTCTGAAAATAACTATGATGAAGATGCGAATTTAGATATTTTACGTTTTGATGGTGAATACTTGTTTGATTTTGGCCATTTAGAAAAAATGTCATTTGGTGTTCGTACAAGTCAGCGTGATGTGACTCGCGAGCAATATGTATTATTGGCACCATTCTCTAATCCAGCTGGTGAAGGGAGTGTCAATGTTATGTGGAAAGACCAAGGGTTGGCAGCATTTGACACTGATGGCAATGGTGAGATTAATACGGAAAAAGGGGATATCACGATAAGTGCAGATAATCCTCTAAACTTTAGTGGTTTACCAAGTGGTTGGGTATCAAAGAGCGGTGACTTTGGCCCTATATCTATGAATGAGTATTACTTTATTGATCCTCGCCAGCTTGATGATCATTTCGGGTTTCAAAATGCGTTATACGCGGGCAATATCAAAGGCGGTGTACCAGGTAGTTCATATACTGTTGAGGAAATGACTCAATCAATTTATTGGAGTGCTGATCTTTCCAATGATTTCTATCGCGCTAACGTGGGCTTTCAATACATAAAAACTGAGCTGGATATACTCCAAAACGTGGTGGGTGAATCTATTTGTTCAAACTGCCCAGGGTCGGTAGCTACGGATGGTGGTGATATTGTTACAGATCGCTCGTTCAACGACTTTTTACCTGCTGTGAATGTCGCATTCAACCTCAGAGACGATCTGATTTTGCGTACTTCATGGGGTAAGACCATGACGCGTTTGGATCTTGAGGCAATCGCTGGGGGATTGAGTATTAGCCGTGCTCGAGCAGGGGACGATATCGCAGCTGAAGAAGGCGTTAGTCCAGACTTATTGATTGCTACAGATGCACAGATGCAGGGTAATCCAGACCTTGACCCTTGGCGTGCAGACAATACTGATGTGACATTAGAATGGTATTTTTCTTCAAGCGGTTTAATGAGTGTTGCCTTGTTCAAGATTGATTTAGAGTCGTTTATTGAATCAGCGCAATGGCAAATACCTGCTGAAGATGGCGATGGTGTGACTCGTCGTAACGTCAATGTAAATGGCCAAGTTAATGGAACTGGTGGCACGATGGAAGGTGCTGAGTTTAGCTATCAACAAGCTTTTGATTTCTTACCTGGGTTTTGGAGTGGGTTTGGTGCAGCGTTTAATTATACTTACTCAGAAAGTGAAAGTGGTAAGACAGGATTTGGCGGAGAGGCATTACCGTTAGAAGATAACTCCAAAGAGTCGGGCAATGCTGTTTTATGGTATGAGCAAGATGGTTTGCAATTTAGGTTAGCGGCGAATTACCGCTCCAAACGATTACATACAGTATCGACACCAGGTGGTATGGGTAACGTGGGAATTTGGACCGAGCCGACAACATATATTGATATGTCGGCAAGTTATGATATTAGTGATTCTCTGACAGTTTACATGTCTGGCAGTAACTTAACGGAAGAATATGAATCACAGTATGCGCAGTGGAAAGATAACCGTATCGCCCAGAACATTTATGAACGTCGCTTTACATTAGGTGTTCGTGGACGCTGGTAA
- a CDS encoding fasciclin domain-containing protein — MIVKVLTKLALVAAIGLLSACSDDDDPVTTPEQHQPETSVYDAAKAAGSFTTLVAALDATGLNATLDDTNNKFTVFAPTDAAFEILGTDTINGLLADTDTLTKILTYHVLNAEVNAETAISLAGQTTATVNGAKIALSLSGDNLLINTATVTQTDIKTDNGIIHVIDAVLTPPTDATSTQNIAEVATAAGNFTTLLTAVETAGLTSALTGSDPLTVFAPTDAAFAALGTKTINTLLANPEVLGDILKQHIVTGNVDAITAMSLNGKSATTLLNNQQTVTIDTASNMLKFAGVTVTQTDIAASNGVIHVLDAVVVGDVTVPDSLGLIPEVATAAGSFNTLVNLLGATELDQVLSDPTVKFTVFAPTDAAFSALGQETLDALGANTELLKDILLYHVVLGQSVMSDAASAIASSESNMVTMANSDMAALSTVDSKLFIDDAVIRTANVQADNGVIHVLDKVIMPPADKVESEKTIAEVAADNDDLSTLVTALTTANLVETLSNKEATFTVFAPTNRAFQKIPADTLNALLADNTGLTQVLTQHVLGLEASALTALKLNGKKVDTLASNMLDIRVVDFAGTTNTQTDAVGYDQSKQILVAGNGSEKAGFTLYTFDNDLTFAQSQCNDACATAWPPVIATEAQITNIPGLSLVARQDNSMQVAYLGRPLYLYAADTAAGDMMGSSIANWSHVMLPTSGLQVEGSNVIQKDIYTANGVVHLIDTVITSVD, encoded by the coding sequence ATGATTGTGAAAGTACTTACAAAATTGGCACTTGTTGCCGCCATAGGCCTGTTGTCTGCTTGCTCAGATGATGATGACCCAGTAACGACACCAGAACAACATCAACCTGAAACGTCAGTGTATGACGCAGCTAAAGCCGCGGGTTCTTTTACCACGTTGGTTGCTGCGCTTGACGCAACTGGTTTAAACGCAACACTAGATGATACAAACAACAAATTTACAGTGTTTGCACCAACTGATGCCGCATTTGAGATATTAGGAACAGACACAATTAACGGTTTGCTTGCCGACACTGATACTTTAACTAAAATTCTGACGTACCACGTGCTCAACGCTGAAGTAAACGCTGAAACAGCCATTTCTTTAGCGGGCCAAACAACAGCAACTGTTAATGGTGCTAAAATAGCCCTTTCACTTTCTGGCGATAACTTACTGATAAACACAGCCACCGTTACACAAACAGACATAAAAACTGACAATGGCATCATACACGTCATCGACGCAGTATTAACTCCGCCGACAGATGCGACATCGACCCAAAATATTGCAGAAGTTGCTACCGCAGCTGGTAATTTTACAACATTGCTAACAGCCGTTGAAACAGCTGGACTCACTAGCGCACTGACAGGGTCGGACCCGCTTACCGTGTTTGCACCAACAGACGCTGCCTTTGCTGCGCTGGGCACAAAAACCATCAATACATTACTCGCCAATCCAGAAGTGTTAGGAGATATCCTTAAACAACACATCGTCACTGGCAATGTTGATGCCATTACAGCAATGTCTTTGAATGGAAAAAGTGCGACAACTCTGCTTAATAACCAGCAAACCGTCACGATTGATACAGCGTCGAATATGCTAAAATTTGCAGGCGTCACAGTCACTCAAACCGACATCGCTGCTTCCAACGGTGTCATACATGTACTCGATGCGGTCGTTGTTGGGGATGTCACGGTGCCGGATTCACTAGGTCTGATCCCTGAAGTGGCAACTGCGGCGGGTTCATTCAATACGCTGGTAAACTTGCTCGGCGCAACAGAGTTAGATCAAGTCCTGTCAGATCCGACTGTCAAATTCACAGTTTTTGCACCAACTGATGCTGCATTTTCGGCACTGGGTCAAGAGACGCTAGATGCGCTTGGAGCAAATACGGAGCTTTTAAAAGATATATTGCTATACCACGTGGTATTAGGACAAAGCGTCATGTCTGATGCCGCATCTGCTATCGCATCTTCAGAATCAAATATGGTCACAATGGCGAATAGCGATATGGCAGCGCTAAGTACAGTCGACAGTAAACTCTTTATTGATGATGCTGTTATCAGAACTGCCAACGTGCAAGCAGATAATGGCGTTATTCATGTACTTGATAAGGTCATTATGCCGCCGGCGGACAAAGTCGAATCAGAGAAAACCATTGCTGAAGTAGCCGCTGACAATGACGACTTATCAACCTTAGTTACTGCGCTAACCACGGCTAATTTAGTAGAAACACTTTCAAATAAAGAAGCTACATTTACAGTGTTCGCACCGACAAATCGAGCTTTCCAAAAAATACCCGCTGATACGCTTAATGCCTTACTCGCTGATAATACAGGACTAACTCAGGTACTCACTCAACACGTGCTTGGACTTGAAGCTTCGGCTCTGACCGCATTAAAGTTAAATGGTAAGAAAGTAGACACCCTTGCGTCAAACATGCTTGATATCAGAGTCGTCGATTTTGCAGGGACAACCAACACCCAAACGGATGCTGTCGGTTATGACCAGAGTAAGCAGATTTTGGTCGCTGGTAATGGCAGCGAAAAAGCTGGATTCACACTTTATACATTTGATAATGACCTAACCTTCGCGCAGAGCCAGTGTAACGATGCCTGCGCAACTGCATGGCCTCCCGTGATTGCCACAGAAGCACAAATCACAAATATACCTGGCCTGTCGCTAGTCGCTCGACAAGACAACTCGATGCAAGTGGCTTATTTAGGCCGCCCATTGTACTTATATGCTGCCGACACTGCAGCTGGCGACATGATGGGTAGCAGTATAGCTAACTGGTCTCACGTCATGTTACCAACTTCTGGGCTGCAAGTTGAGGGCAGCAACGTGATACAAAAAGACATTTATACCGCCAATGGGGTCGTACATTTAATTGATACTGTTATCACCTCGGTAGACTAA
- a CDS encoding MFS transporter yields the protein MNKNLPAIFVILATFFMISFITNILGPIFPELIKSFAIGMTLAGFFPFAFFAAYGVMSIPAGLLAQRIGEKFVMLLAFCIAMVGALLFAYWPTFELAMIALFLVGSAMAFLQVAINPMLRRAGGSEHFAVLSVVAQLLFGAGATLSPIVYVNLAELSQQPDSFLISLVPQHMSWLSMYWLFAALCFVMFIWGAVTRFESRGHSDDYAKTYSLAESMALFKNKVVVKYFFAIAAYVALEQGVANSISIFMLQVHDMDTQQVGASVVSEFWLMLTVGCVVGLAMMKLFDVRKVLAWFCIGAGVSLAIAIFGSATMALWAFPAAGFFLSIMWSAIFSLALNSFSDGHSAIAGILCTGIVGGAVISPLIGLLVQTSGSLQLALLVLFLPLGYMLRVANSSNPLVNNHTLRFFEKKSAEQEA from the coding sequence ATGAATAAGAATTTGCCAGCGATCTTCGTGATTCTCGCGACGTTCTTTATGATCTCCTTTATCACCAATATTCTTGGTCCCATCTTTCCTGAATTGATTAAAAGTTTTGCTATCGGTATGACCTTGGCCGGCTTTTTTCCATTTGCTTTTTTTGCTGCTTATGGCGTGATGTCTATTCCTGCTGGTCTGCTTGCCCAGCGAATAGGTGAGAAATTTGTCATGCTATTGGCCTTTTGCATTGCTATGGTCGGTGCGCTGTTGTTTGCTTATTGGCCAACATTTGAGCTTGCTATGATTGCATTGTTTTTAGTGGGCAGTGCGATGGCATTTTTGCAGGTGGCCATTAACCCGATGTTACGTCGAGCTGGTGGCAGTGAGCATTTTGCTGTTTTATCCGTGGTGGCGCAATTGCTGTTTGGTGCGGGTGCGACGTTATCTCCGATTGTTTATGTTAATTTGGCTGAGTTGTCTCAACAGCCAGATAGCTTTTTGATTAGTTTAGTGCCACAACACATGAGTTGGCTGAGTATGTATTGGTTGTTTGCTGCACTTTGCTTTGTGATGTTTATCTGGGGCGCAGTGACTAGATTTGAATCACGTGGTCATTCTGATGATTATGCGAAAACATACTCACTGGCTGAAAGTATGGCACTGTTTAAAAATAAAGTGGTGGTCAAGTATTTCTTTGCCATTGCAGCGTATGTGGCATTAGAGCAAGGGGTTGCCAATTCTATTTCGATTTTTATGTTGCAAGTTCATGATATGGACACTCAACAAGTTGGAGCCAGTGTTGTAAGCGAGTTTTGGTTAATGTTGACCGTAGGGTGCGTGGTCGGCTTAGCCATGATGAAGTTATTCGATGTACGCAAAGTTTTGGCATGGTTTTGTATTGGAGCGGGCGTTAGCCTCGCCATTGCAATATTTGGCTCCGCAACTATGGCACTTTGGGCATTCCCCGCCGCGGGCTTCTTTTTATCAATTATGTGGTCAGCAATATTTTCATTGGCATTGAACTCATTTTCTGATGGCCACAGTGCGATTGCAGGGATTTTATGCACGGGTATTGTGGGAGGCGCTGTGATCTCTCCACTCATTGGATTGTTAGTACAAACTTCGGGTTCACTACAACTCGCACTATTAGTGCTCTTCTTGCCTTTGGGCTATATGTTACGTGTGGCTAATTCATCTAACCCCCTCGTAAACAATCATACATTACGTTTTTTTGAGAAAAAATCAGCAGAGCAGGAAGCATAA
- a CDS encoding ROK family protein, which yields MSGMVVCIDLGGTKALCGIAKQGYIANVKRYPVPASSTKQEVTDYVIELVRKTITTECIGIAIGIPGVVNSATGEVFEVTNIPAWRDVPLSKILCERFNVPVLVHNDVNCFTYGEYRYGEHGGNLTPCKNILGVCLGTGLGAGVVIDKQLYTGRYGLAGEFGSAPYLGKTIEDYCSGQFFKQRGTDGELEYLSAKAGNVQSLKLFEQLGTHLGIAFAHMQLAYDPDVIVMGGSVTQAFDLFGERMFASFTQYEQCKQLNIRVSQLPHAALLGAFALFEQKYKVVSPELDCI from the coding sequence ATGTCAGGGATGGTTGTATGTATAGATTTAGGTGGTACTAAAGCCTTGTGTGGTATTGCAAAACAAGGATATATCGCGAACGTTAAACGCTACCCAGTACCTGCTTCTAGCACTAAGCAAGAAGTAACGGATTACGTTATAGAGCTGGTTAGAAAAACCATCACGACAGAGTGCATAGGCATTGCAATTGGGATCCCTGGGGTGGTGAATAGTGCCACTGGTGAAGTATTTGAAGTGACCAATATTCCTGCGTGGCGCGATGTACCGTTATCAAAAATATTATGTGAGCGTTTCAATGTGCCCGTGTTGGTACATAACGATGTGAATTGTTTTACGTATGGCGAGTATCGTTATGGTGAGCATGGTGGGAATTTGACACCATGTAAAAATATATTAGGGGTATGTCTAGGAACTGGGCTTGGTGCTGGCGTCGTTATTGACAAGCAGTTGTATACAGGTCGATATGGGCTAGCTGGTGAATTTGGCAGTGCACCTTATTTAGGTAAGACCATTGAAGATTACTGCAGCGGTCAGTTTTTCAAACAACGGGGCACTGATGGAGAGTTAGAGTATCTTTCTGCAAAAGCTGGCAATGTTCAGTCATTGAAGCTGTTTGAACAATTGGGTACGCATTTGGGTATAGCCTTTGCGCATATGCAATTGGCATACGATCCTGATGTCATTGTAATGGGAGGCTCCGTTACACAGGCGTTTGATTTGTTTGGTGAACGTATGTTTGCATCATTTACACAGTACGAGCAATGTAAACAGCTGAATATAAGAGTGAGCCAGCTTCCTCATGCGGCATTATTAGGGGCATTTGCTTTGTTCGAACAAAAATACAAGGTGGTGTCTCCTGAATTAGATTGCATTTGA
- a CDS encoding AraC family transcriptional regulator has protein sequence MRAMCEKIIPSTNCSWRYCLYQLNEIPFNWHYHPEYEICLTLNSKGVCHIGDYIAPFSDYDLVLLGPELPHTWQSKPNIDGSMQKVYVAQIPALWLEQQLRLNREFESLHTLLHKAKCGLKFSKSLAKTSEQLFIKMAEANPLERYVLLFNMLNLMATSDYDTLSSMEFNYANQQDPAKDKFDRVINFIYENYTEQLNADLLAEQAHMSTNHFHRFFKKRTEKTVTEFINQLRIAKACKLLINSKAPITVISDQCGFNNLSNFNRRFLAIKACTPSQFRSRIQHKALL, from the coding sequence ATGAGAGCGATGTGCGAAAAAATCATTCCCTCAACCAATTGCTCTTGGCGATATTGTTTATATCAATTAAATGAAATTCCATTTAATTGGCATTATCACCCAGAGTATGAGATTTGTCTTACCCTAAACAGTAAAGGTGTATGCCATATTGGTGATTACATTGCCCCTTTCTCAGACTATGACTTAGTCTTACTTGGACCCGAACTCCCACATACATGGCAATCCAAGCCAAACATCGATGGTAGTATGCAAAAAGTGTATGTAGCGCAAATTCCTGCTCTTTGGTTAGAACAGCAGCTCAGATTAAACAGAGAATTTGAAAGCCTGCACACACTGCTTCACAAAGCCAAATGTGGATTAAAATTCAGTAAGAGCTTAGCTAAAACATCCGAGCAACTATTTATCAAAATGGCTGAAGCAAACCCACTTGAACGCTATGTTTTATTATTTAACATGCTCAATCTAATGGCGACTAGTGACTACGATACCTTATCGAGTATGGAGTTTAACTATGCTAATCAACAGGATCCAGCTAAAGATAAATTCGATAGAGTGATCAACTTTATTTATGAAAACTATACTGAACAATTAAACGCAGATCTTCTGGCGGAGCAAGCGCACATGAGCACTAATCACTTTCATCGCTTTTTTAAAAAACGCACAGAAAAAACAGTGACTGAATTTATTAATCAACTTAGAATTGCTAAAGCTTGTAAATTGCTCATTAACTCCAAAGCACCTATCACCGTAATAAGCGACCAATGCGGCTTCAATAATTTATCAAACTTTAACCGCCGCTTTCTTGCTATTAAAGCGTGTACACCAAGCCAGTTTCGTTCTCGTATTCAACATAAAGCCCTACTATAG
- a CDS encoding penicillin-binding transpeptidase domain-containing protein has translation MQFKWSSLLVFGLALSTSHAAYSEEGCRKGEPCTMVVYSEHSDKWQVINKPRAERSFSPFSTYKIPNTLILLEKNKINAKTTYQVNTNEYPPKKWWPSTWQKEDIKLRDAFSYSVLPLYQTWTKTLNKPEIKAFLSQFNYGNQDITGPLDSFWLNSSMQISAFEQVNFLRRLDQKALGLSAHTYQTFDDIFLQKTTQDYTLFAKTGTGPIAKKTYVGWYVGKVENAQGTHYFAFNMYAPTFKDMVKVRVDKAKATLSELGIL, from the coding sequence ATGCAATTTAAGTGGTCTTCGCTACTCGTTTTTGGATTGGCGCTTTCAACTTCTCACGCAGCATACTCTGAAGAGGGATGTCGTAAAGGGGAACCCTGTACTATGGTGGTGTACAGCGAGCACTCTGATAAATGGCAAGTTATCAATAAACCTCGCGCCGAGCGGTCATTTAGTCCATTTTCAACCTATAAAATTCCCAATACGCTCATTTTACTTGAGAAAAATAAAATCAATGCCAAAACAACTTATCAAGTAAATACTAACGAGTATCCACCCAAGAAATGGTGGCCTTCCACATGGCAAAAAGAAGACATCAAGCTACGTGATGCATTCAGTTACTCGGTCTTGCCACTGTATCAAACTTGGACCAAGACACTCAACAAACCAGAAATCAAGGCGTTTTTGTCTCAGTTTAATTATGGAAATCAAGACATTACAGGGCCACTGGATAGCTTTTGGCTCAATTCAAGTATGCAAATTTCAGCATTTGAACAAGTAAATTTTCTGCGCCGTTTAGATCAGAAGGCCTTGGGACTAAGTGCCCATACTTACCAAACATTTGATGACATATTTTTGCAAAAAACCACCCAAGACTACACCTTATTCGCAAAAACAGGTACCGGCCCCATCGCCAAAAAAACTTATGTAGGATGGTATGTAGGTAAAGTTGAAAACGCGCAAGGGACACATTATTTTGCTTTTAATATGTATGCACCGACATTTAAAGACATGGTTAAAGTACGCGTTGATAAGGCAAAAGCAACACTCAGCGAACTGGGGATTTTATAA
- a CDS encoding YbaK/EbsC family protein codes for MNLSKSAQRVQDAIIAAGCKFSVVELPGSTRTADESAITIGCELGQIVKSLIFKGKESGKPILVLVSGKNRVKEKRIAQCLGEKLSKADADFTRAVTGFAIGGIPPLGHLEPPITFIDEDLLEYETVWAAAGTPHAVFSLPPYKLLELTSGQVITVK; via the coding sequence ATGAATTTAAGTAAAAGTGCACAACGAGTTCAAGATGCAATTATTGCTGCAGGATGTAAATTTTCAGTTGTTGAATTACCAGGCAGTACAAGAACGGCAGATGAATCGGCGATCACTATTGGCTGTGAATTGGGCCAAATTGTCAAATCACTTATCTTCAAAGGTAAAGAGAGTGGCAAACCTATTTTGGTGTTAGTGAGTGGAAAAAATCGCGTAAAAGAAAAACGAATTGCTCAGTGTCTAGGTGAAAAGTTAAGTAAAGCTGATGCTGACTTCACGCGAGCTGTAACAGGCTTTGCTATCGGAGGTATTCCACCATTGGGTCATTTGGAGCCGCCTATCACTTTCATAGATGAGGATTTGTTAGAGTATGAGACTGTTTGGGCAGCAGCTGGCACGCCTCATGCCGTATTTTCTCTTCCGCCGTATAAGCTACTTGAATTAACAAGTGGGCAAGTCATTACAGTCAAATAG
- a CDS encoding NAD(P)H-dependent oxidoreductase, which yields MRVHLVVAHPEVLSFNCALHEVAKQTLTDLGISYSESNLYADQFEAIAGPTDVEGYAGTQETFNLAKAQRYALANNKFTEQIATEQQKLSECNLLILQFPLWWWSFPAILKGWIDRVLTSGFAYGQSATLEPKKVMYSITTGGASDQGEIDYYQKKIEGLYQDIFGFMKWEIISPFIAHGVQQKSHQARQMLLQDYEAYLKTTLNNIKLVED from the coding sequence ATGCGGGTTCATTTAGTCGTCGCGCACCCTGAAGTGTTATCGTTTAACTGTGCGCTGCACGAAGTTGCAAAACAGACGCTCACTGATTTGGGTATTAGCTATAGTGAATCTAATTTGTATGCGGATCAGTTTGAGGCCATAGCTGGGCCAACAGATGTAGAGGGCTATGCAGGAACACAAGAAACGTTCAATTTGGCTAAAGCACAGCGATATGCGCTTGCTAACAATAAATTTACTGAGCAAATTGCCACAGAACAACAGAAACTCTCCGAATGTAATTTATTAATTTTGCAGTTTCCACTTTGGTGGTGGTCGTTTCCTGCCATTTTAAAAGGCTGGATTGATCGTGTATTAACCTCAGGGTTCGCTTATGGGCAAAGTGCTACGCTTGAGCCAAAGAAAGTGATGTATTCAATTACAACAGGTGGTGCATCTGATCAAGGTGAAATCGATTACTATCAAAAAAAGATTGAGGGCCTTTACCAAGATATATTTGGTTTTATGAAGTGGGAGATAATATCACCTTTTATCGCTCATGGTGTTCAGCAAAAAAGTCATCAAGCGCGTCAAATGCTATTGCAAGATTATGAAGCATATCTAAAAACAACATTGAATAATATTAAGCTTGTCGAAGATTAG